The Arctopsyche grandis isolate Sample6627 unplaced genomic scaffold, ASM5162203v2 HiC_scaffold_46, whole genome shotgun sequence genome has a segment encoding these proteins:
- the LOC143921923 gene encoding uncharacterized protein LOC143921923 produces MLAQAEPIDSDSSGAGETPDDEPRVTGPVRNRENRERLSSRCYNCGGRGHLAADCRFKTRGTRCFNCNEFGHISAQCNSIKTKTVLTIQEEIRKEVSIPTQEDDANMADGDVNMANVSVNSDGLHRKRPLQQRASREMSAQRELIVSNNEEDDANMADVSVNSDGLHRKRPLQQRASREMSAQRELIVSNDEEDDATMADGGVNLADGSMDGDGLQRRRLWDYGDIPSSNTDEPPDDQFGKGYKDYSHLKNSEDENKEKEKHKDKQKDMAKSQEGLRDPVKISTPKDTVFTFKLGRSRIDVNSMEKKIEPWIGKRLTGCISELEPICVDFIYGKLLAEYLWGDGRFLGQSQRIAEGIG; encoded by the coding sequence atgcttgctcaagcagagcccattgactccgattcaagtggggccggtgaaacaccagacgacgaacccagggtgacggggcccgtgagaaaccgtgaaaaccgagaaagactgagttcacgatgctacaattgtGGTGGACGTGGACACttagcagccgactgtaggtttaagacgagaggaactcgttgtttcaattgtaacgagtttgggcacatatcagctcaatgtaacagcatcaaaacaaagactgtcttgacaatacaagaagaaataagaaaagaagtcagtattccaacacaagaggacgatgcgaacatggctgatggagatgtaaacatggccaatgtaagtgtgaacagtgatggtttgcacagaaaaagacctttgcagcaacgggcttcacgagaaatgtctgctcaaagagaactcattgtttccaataatgaagaggacgatgcgaacatggctgatgtaagtgtgaacagtgatggtttgcacagaaaaagacctttgcagcaacgggcttcacgagagatgtctgctcaaagagaactcattgtttccaatgatgaagaggacgatgcgaccatggctgatggaggtgtgaacctggctgatggaagtatggacggtgatggattgcaaagaagaagactttgggactacggagacataccgtcttcaaatacagatgaaccacccgatgatcaatttggaaaaggatataaggattatagtcatttgaagaattctgaagatgagaataaagaaaaggagaaacataaagacaaacagaaagatatggctaaatcacaagaaggattaagggacccagtcaaaatttcaacaccaaaagacactgtattcactttcaagctcggtcgtagtcggattgatgttaattcaatggaaaagaaaatagaaccatggattgggaaaagacttactggatgtatcagtgagctagaaccaatatgtgttgacttcatttatggtaaattactagcagaatatctgtggggtgacggcagattcctcggacagtcacagagaatcgccgagggcattggatag